In a single window of the Bactrocera dorsalis isolate Fly_Bdor chromosome 2, ASM2337382v1, whole genome shotgun sequence genome:
- the LOC105231016 gene encoding glycoprotein-N-acetylgalactosamine 3-beta-galactosyltransferase 1 isoform X1 translates to MTAETLMPERKRCLLLYFITGLVIGALLAVVVSFWSPYCRELIKSNTRYRQSHLIAVTNNNKNIPTDLSQTIRVLCWIVSNGKHQKSRAQHVKRTWGRRCNKLIFVSWQNDQELGIKPEDSGNSWSKTQAALKYIYANHLDEADWFFRADDQTYAIMENMRYFLYNYSPETPIYFGHKVKDHISANAGYVLSKAALRRFVEKALPNDKLCIRNSTRTESIELSECLENVGVILGDSRDRHGCARFVPFRLNKYLTSWRRDYTIFKSAEDLTCCSQPVIAYNFVMPYKMYLLDHFIYHMRTNNTAIAPISLPLR, encoded by the exons ATGACCGCTGAAACCCTTATGCCAGAGAGGAAACGATGTTTGCTGCTATATTTCATCACTGGTCTGGTTATTGGCGCCCTGCTAGCCGTAGTCGTTTCTTTTTGGTCTCCATATTGCCGCGAACTCATCAAATCTAATACACGCTATAGGCAGAGTCACTTGATTGCGGtgacaaacaataataaaaatataccgACAGACCTGAGTCAAACGATACGTGTGCTTTGCTGGATCGTGTCAAATGGAAAGCATCAGAAATCAAGAGCACAGCATGTTAAACGTACATGGGGACGACGCTGCAATAAGCTAATCTTTGTGAGCTGGCAGAATGATCAAGAATTGGGAATTAAGCCGGAAGACTCAGGAAATTCATGGTCCAAAACACAGGCGGCGCTTAAGTATATATACGCAAACCATTTGGACGAAGCGGATTGGTTCTTTAGGGCGGATGATCAGAC ttatgcaattatggaaaatatgcgATACTTTCTTTATAACTATTCGCCGGAGACGCCTATATATTTTGGGCACAAAGTAAAG GATCACATTTCCGCTAATGCTGGCTATGTGCTTAGTAAAGCGGCGCTCCGGCGTTTTGTCGAAAAAGCTTTACCAAATGACAAGCTTTGCATTCGGAACAGCACCCGTACAGAATCCATAGAGCTGAGTGAATGCCTGGAGAACGTTGGTGTAATACTTGGCGACTCACGTGATCGGCACGGTTGCGCCCGTTTTGTACCGTTTCGTCTTAATAAATACCTAACGTCTTGGCGTAGGGATTACACCATCTTCAAAAGCGCAGAG GACTTGACTTGCTGCTCGCAGCCAGTCATTGCCTACAATTTCGTCATGCcgtataaaatgtatttactgGATCACTTCATATATCACATGAGAACCAACAACACAGCAATTGCACCAATATCACTGCCGTTACGTTGA
- the LOC105231016 gene encoding glycoprotein-N-acetylgalactosamine 3-beta-galactosyltransferase 1 isoform X2 translates to MTAETLMPERKRCLLLYFITGLVIGALLAVVVSFWSPYCRELIKSNTRYRQSHLIAVTNNNKNIPTDLSQTIRVLCWIVSNGKHQKSRAQHVKRTWGRRCNKLIFVSWQNDQELGIKPEDSGNSWSKTQAALKYIYANHLDEADWFFRADDQTYAIMENMRYFLYNYSPETPIYFGHKVKDHISANAGYVLSKAALRRFVEKALPNDKLCIRNSTRTESIELSECLENVGVILGDSRDRHGCARFVPFRLNKYLTSWRRDYTIFKSAEPVIAYNFVMPYKMYLLDHFIYHMRTNNTAIAPISLPLR, encoded by the exons ATGACCGCTGAAACCCTTATGCCAGAGAGGAAACGATGTTTGCTGCTATATTTCATCACTGGTCTGGTTATTGGCGCCCTGCTAGCCGTAGTCGTTTCTTTTTGGTCTCCATATTGCCGCGAACTCATCAAATCTAATACACGCTATAGGCAGAGTCACTTGATTGCGGtgacaaacaataataaaaatataccgACAGACCTGAGTCAAACGATACGTGTGCTTTGCTGGATCGTGTCAAATGGAAAGCATCAGAAATCAAGAGCACAGCATGTTAAACGTACATGGGGACGACGCTGCAATAAGCTAATCTTTGTGAGCTGGCAGAATGATCAAGAATTGGGAATTAAGCCGGAAGACTCAGGAAATTCATGGTCCAAAACACAGGCGGCGCTTAAGTATATATACGCAAACCATTTGGACGAAGCGGATTGGTTCTTTAGGGCGGATGATCAGAC ttatgcaattatggaaaatatgcgATACTTTCTTTATAACTATTCGCCGGAGACGCCTATATATTTTGGGCACAAAGTAAAG GATCACATTTCCGCTAATGCTGGCTATGTGCTTAGTAAAGCGGCGCTCCGGCGTTTTGTCGAAAAAGCTTTACCAAATGACAAGCTTTGCATTCGGAACAGCACCCGTACAGAATCCATAGAGCTGAGTGAATGCCTGGAGAACGTTGGTGTAATACTTGGCGACTCACGTGATCGGCACGGTTGCGCCCGTTTTGTACCGTTTCGTCTTAATAAATACCTAACGTCTTGGCGTAGGGATTACACCATCTTCAAAAGCGCAGAG CCAGTCATTGCCTACAATTTCGTCATGCcgtataaaatgtatttactgGATCACTTCATATATCACATGAGAACCAACAACACAGCAATTGCACCAATATCACTGCCGTTACGTTGA